CCCGATACGACGCCGGTGGCCAAAATCCCGGATTTCGGCCTCCCCAGGTTTGCCATGACGGCCCAGCAGCTCAATGACCTCGCCTTTGCCCAGCGCCCCCGGGTGAAAGAGCTGTCCAGCCTGGCCAACAAAGGGTCTGCAGCGCACCGGCTGGCGCAGAAAGAGCAGTGGCCGGACTTCAACCTCTCCTTTGAATACATGTTCCGGGAAGCGGTCAACAATGAGATGACCAAAGATCCGGGATACAACATGTTTACCGTCGGTGTGACCTTCAACCTGCCGGTGCAGAGAGAACGGCGCCAGGCAATGGCGGCCGAGGCCTCGTCCGAGAAGAACATGGCGCAGGAGGAGCTGAACGGCCTGAGAAACAGCATCGGTTACGCGATCAGCGATACCCTGGCGCAGATGGAGCGGCTGCAGAAGCTGGCGGAACTGTACCAAACCGGCACCATCCCCCAGGCCGAGCAATCACTGGAATCGGCAGTGATCAGTTACAAGGTGAACAAGGTCGATTTCCTGACCCTGCTCGACAGCCGGATTAGTCTTTACAACTACGAGCTCGGTTATTGCCACGCCCTGGCCGAGTACATGATGAAGCTGGCGCAGCTCGAAGCAGTAATCGGCGTCGATCCGGCCGAGCAACAGCCACTGCCCACGCCGGCAAGCGATAAGCCACACCATTGAACAGGAATCGAAGAGGCCGAATATGAACCTGAAGAAAAAGATCGTCATCCCCCTGCTGCTGGTAGCCCTGGCGGCTGTTGCCGCCGGTGGCTGGCTGTACAAGACCGGTGGGTTCAATAAGGACAAAGACGGCCACAGCAAGCTGGAGCACGCTGCCAAGCAGCTCTACACCTGCTCCATGCACCCGTTCATCGTCAAGGACAAACCGGGCACCTGCCCGATCTGCGGCATGGAGCTGATCAAAAAGGTGGATGATACTGCCGCCAGCGGCAACCAGACCCCGGAACAGAAGCAGCAGGCCGAGATGCTCGGCCATGTCTCGGTGTCGCCCACCCAGCGGGTCATGGCCAATGTGGCTACCATCGCGGCGAAACAGACCACATTGAACAAGGAGATCAATGCCGTCGGCATTGTCCAGTACGACCAGTCGCGCCAGGGAAAGGTTACCGCCTGGATCGCCGGCCGGATCGACAAGCTCCATGTCAACACCGTCGGAGCCTTTGTT
This window of the Geoanaerobacter pelophilus genome carries:
- a CDS encoding TolC family protein — encoded protein: MNSRIVLLAIALVITVTPGLSHAAEPVAQETLLTLVATALANSPELKSSQAKWRMFIAKARQAGSLDDPMFMFKLQNLVAREPFSFGGSDPQTAKVIGISQQLPFWGKRAIREEIAQYEAESYRWSLEERKLELVRMVKETWYQIYAVDRSIALADKNLQILTDFMAIAESKYSVGQGAQQDIYKAGLEKSKMLDMQITLRQQRRSLEANLNYLLARPDTTPVAKIPDFGLPRFAMTAQQLNDLAFAQRPRVKELSSLANKGSAAHRLAQKEQWPDFNLSFEYMFREAVNNEMTKDPGYNMFTVGVTFNLPVQRERRQAMAAEASSEKNMAQEELNGLRNSIGYAISDTLAQMERLQKLAELYQTGTIPQAEQSLESAVISYKVNKVDFLTLLDSRISLYNYELGYCHALAEYMMKLAQLEAVIGVDPAEQQPLPTPASDKPHH